A single window of Streptomyces aquilus DNA harbors:
- a CDS encoding cation-translocating P-type ATPase: MSAPSTVPALPEVHQLDVAEAAARLRVEPATGLSAREVTERAAVFGPNRLAEPARRPEWLKFLDQFRNWLIGILLIAAVVAGAIGDIKDALVITVVLQINAVLGYLQERRAERSLEALRRMLVPTARVRRDGAERIVEADTLVPGDVVLLEAGDRVPADGRLTVAESVEVAEAALTGESQPVAKSTAATGPVPLAERTGMLFMNTAVTRGRAEMVVTATGMRTQLGAIAEALRTGPEPASPLQIQLDSLGRRLALLSGIAVALYVLVALVEGESLADLALRAVALAVAAIPEGLPAVLALTLALGVHRMARRGAIVKRLASVESLGSATVVCSDKTGTLTLNEMTVRALWTAGRLHEVTGEGYGTQGTVRGAEGRAGRLLDAILPFALCNDARLTGDGYVGDPTEAALVVLAAKAGMDADGLRAELPRTGELPFDAATKFMATFHTGPEGRTRVQVKGAVDVLLERCTEILTEDGVRPLDAGQRARVLAVTTELGGSGLRVLGAATALTDGPPDATALPPLTLVSVAGIADPPRPQARDAMALCRSAGVAVKMVTGDHADTAAAIARELDITGEVVTGAELDRMTEEELAARIDGIGVFARVAPEHKVVIVRALSSRGHIVAMTGDGVNDAAALRAAHIGVAMGRAGTDVAKEAADVVLTDDDFSTIVRAVREGRAIYDNIVKFVRFQLATNIGAILTLLGASLAGLPAPLTAAQLLWINIIMDGPPAMALAVDPARDDVMRHPPRDPGERILDVRRLTAITRAGAVMALGTVGLLALARDRVGTDTALTMAFTTFVLFQLFNSLCARADDGPLLGRHQLRNRTLWLCLAGMLAVQVVAVHAAWARSVFGTVPLDAGQWALCLATAATVLPVELAARVARRLAGRG, from the coding sequence GTGAGCGCCCCCTCGACCGTCCCGGCCCTCCCCGAGGTCCACCAACTGGACGTCGCGGAAGCGGCCGCCCGCCTGCGGGTGGAACCGGCGACGGGTCTGAGCGCGCGCGAGGTCACCGAACGCGCCGCCGTCTTCGGGCCGAACCGGCTGGCCGAACCCGCCCGGCGGCCCGAATGGCTGAAGTTCCTCGACCAGTTCCGCAACTGGCTCATCGGCATCCTGCTCATCGCCGCCGTCGTCGCCGGGGCCATCGGGGACATCAAGGACGCCCTCGTCATCACCGTCGTCCTGCAGATCAACGCCGTCCTCGGCTACCTCCAGGAACGGCGCGCCGAGCGCAGCCTGGAGGCGCTGCGCCGGATGCTCGTGCCGACCGCCCGGGTCCGCCGCGACGGCGCGGAACGGATCGTCGAGGCGGACACCCTCGTCCCCGGTGACGTGGTGCTGCTGGAGGCGGGCGACCGGGTGCCGGCCGACGGACGGCTGACCGTCGCCGAGTCCGTCGAGGTCGCCGAGGCGGCCCTGACCGGCGAGTCCCAGCCGGTCGCCAAGAGCACCGCCGCGACCGGCCCGGTGCCCCTCGCGGAGCGCACCGGCATGCTGTTCATGAACACGGCCGTCACCCGGGGTCGCGCCGAGATGGTCGTCACGGCCACTGGCATGCGCACCCAACTCGGCGCGATCGCGGAGGCGTTGCGCACCGGGCCCGAACCGGCGAGTCCCCTTCAGATCCAACTGGACAGCCTGGGGCGCCGCTTGGCGCTGCTCAGCGGCATCGCCGTCGCTCTCTACGTGCTCGTCGCCCTCGTCGAGGGCGAGTCGCTCGCCGACCTCGCGCTGCGGGCCGTGGCCCTGGCCGTCGCCGCGATCCCCGAGGGCCTGCCCGCCGTGCTGGCGCTCACCCTCGCCCTCGGCGTGCACCGGATGGCCCGCCGCGGGGCCATCGTCAAACGCCTGGCGTCCGTGGAGTCGCTCGGCTCGGCGACGGTCGTGTGCAGCGACAAGACCGGCACACTGACACTCAACGAGATGACCGTACGGGCCCTGTGGACGGCCGGTCGGCTCCACGAGGTGACCGGCGAGGGGTACGGCACCCAGGGCACCGTCCGTGGTGCCGAGGGCCGCGCCGGCCGGCTCCTCGACGCGATCCTGCCGTTCGCCCTGTGCAACGACGCCCGCCTCACCGGCGACGGCTACGTCGGCGACCCCACGGAGGCCGCGCTCGTCGTCCTCGCCGCGAAGGCGGGCATGGACGCGGACGGACTGCGGGCCGAGCTGCCGCGCACCGGTGAGCTGCCCTTCGACGCGGCCACGAAGTTCATGGCCACCTTCCACACCGGCCCCGAGGGCCGCACCCGCGTCCAGGTCAAGGGTGCCGTGGACGTCCTGCTGGAACGCTGCACCGAGATCCTCACCGAGGACGGCGTGCGCCCGCTGGACGCCGGTCAGCGGGCCAGGGTCCTGGCCGTCACCACCGAGCTCGGCGGCTCGGGCCTGCGCGTGCTCGGCGCGGCCACCGCGCTCACCGACGGCCCGCCGGACGCGACGGCACTGCCGCCGCTGACCCTGGTGTCGGTCGCCGGGATCGCCGACCCGCCGCGCCCCCAGGCCCGGGACGCGATGGCGCTGTGCCGCTCGGCGGGCGTCGCCGTGAAGATGGTCACCGGCGACCACGCCGACACCGCGGCCGCGATCGCCCGCGAACTGGACATCACCGGGGAGGTCGTCACCGGCGCCGAGCTGGACCGTATGACGGAGGAGGAGCTCGCCGCGCGCATCGACGGCATCGGCGTCTTCGCCCGGGTCGCCCCGGAGCACAAGGTCGTGATCGTGCGGGCCCTGTCGAGCCGCGGGCACATCGTCGCCATGACCGGCGACGGCGTCAACGACGCCGCCGCGCTGCGGGCCGCCCACATCGGCGTGGCGATGGGGCGCGCGGGCACGGACGTGGCCAAGGAGGCCGCCGACGTGGTCCTCACCGACGACGACTTCTCCACCATCGTGCGGGCCGTCCGTGAGGGGCGGGCCATCTACGACAACATCGTCAAGTTCGTCCGCTTCCAGCTCGCCACCAACATCGGCGCCATCCTGACCCTGCTCGGCGCCTCGCTGGCGGGCCTGCCCGCCCCGCTGACCGCGGCCCAGCTGCTGTGGATCAACATCATCATGGACGGGCCGCCCGCGATGGCCCTGGCCGTCGACCCGGCCCGCGACGACGTGATGCGGCATCCGCCGCGCGACCCGGGGGAGCGCATCCTGGACGTCCGTCGCCTCACGGCCATCACCCGGGCCGGTGCCGTCATGGCCCTCGGCACGGTGGGGCTGCTCGCCCTGGCCCGCGACCGGGTCGGCACGGACACCGCGCTGACCATGGCCTTCACCACGTTCGTGCTGTTCCAGCTCTTCAACTCGCTGTGCGCCCGCGCGGACGACGGCCCCCTGCTGGGCCGCCACCAGCTGCGCAACCGCACCTTGTGGCTGTGCCTGGCCGGCATGCTCGCCGTGCAGGTCGTCGCCGTCCACGCGGCGTGGGCGCGCTCGGTGTTCGGCACGGTCCCGCTGGACGCGGGGCAGTGGGCGCTGTGCCTGGCGACGGCGGCGACGGTGCTGCCGGTGGAGCTGGCGGCACGGGTGGCGCGGCGGCTGGCGGGGCGTGGCTGA
- a CDS encoding zinc-dependent alcohol dehydrogenase — MKAAVVRAFGEPLVIEERPDPAPGPGQVRIRVEASGLCHTDIHAAHGDWPVKPSPPFVPGHEGVGIVEELGAGVAHLSLGQRVAVPWLGKACGRCEHCLSGWETLCEQQINTGYGCDGGYAEKMLAWADFAQPVPDGVSAVDAAPLTCAGVTTYKALKVAGVRPSQLVAISGVGGLGHLAVQYAKIAGATVAAIDVTDDKLELAAELGADLVIDARKQDVAEVLKEHGGAHAAIALAVNEAAFTAVNAGLRRGGKLVMVALPAHGTIQVPIFDTVLNGTSVIGSIVGTRQDLAEVFDLHAAGRTKVISETRPLSSVNESIEDVLRGQVKARIVFDLALGR; from the coding sequence ATGAAGGCAGCCGTCGTACGGGCCTTCGGCGAGCCCCTGGTCATCGAGGAGCGCCCCGACCCCGCACCCGGCCCCGGACAGGTCCGCATCCGGGTCGAGGCCTCCGGGCTGTGCCACACCGACATCCACGCCGCGCACGGCGACTGGCCCGTCAAACCCAGCCCCCCGTTCGTGCCCGGGCACGAGGGTGTCGGCATCGTCGAGGAACTCGGCGCCGGCGTCGCCCACCTGAGCCTCGGACAGCGGGTCGCGGTGCCGTGGCTCGGCAAGGCCTGCGGGCGGTGCGAGCACTGCCTGTCCGGCTGGGAGACGCTGTGCGAGCAGCAGATCAACACCGGGTACGGCTGCGACGGCGGCTACGCCGAGAAGATGCTCGCCTGGGCCGACTTCGCCCAGCCGGTGCCCGACGGCGTCAGCGCCGTCGACGCCGCCCCGCTGACCTGCGCGGGCGTGACGACGTACAAGGCGCTCAAGGTCGCGGGAGTGCGCCCGAGCCAGCTGGTCGCGATCTCCGGCGTCGGCGGACTCGGTCATCTCGCCGTGCAGTACGCGAAGATCGCCGGTGCCACCGTCGCCGCGATCGACGTCACCGACGACAAGCTCGAACTCGCCGCGGAACTCGGTGCCGACCTCGTCATCGACGCCCGCAAGCAGGACGTCGCCGAGGTCCTCAAGGAACACGGCGGGGCCCACGCGGCGATCGCCCTCGCCGTGAACGAGGCCGCCTTCACGGCAGTCAACGCCGGGCTGCGGCGCGGCGGGAAGCTCGTCATGGTCGCGCTGCCCGCGCACGGCACGATCCAGGTCCCGATCTTCGACACCGTCCTGAACGGGACGAGCGTGATCGGCTCCATCGTCGGCACCCGGCAGGACCTCGCCGAGGTGTTCGACCTGCACGCGGCCGGCCGCACGAAGGTCATCAGCGAGACCCGGCCGCTGTCGTCCGTCAACGAGTCGATCGAGGACGTCCTGCGCGGCCAGGTCAAGGCCCGCATCGTCTTCGACCTCGCCCTGGGGAGGTGA
- a CDS encoding carbamate kinase, whose product MRIVVALGGNALLRRGDRPDADVQRANVVRVATAVAALAHEHDLVITHGNTPQLGLLAHESVANRSLAAPYPLDLLGAQTQGLIGTLLVRGLRDALPGRRVVALLTHTQVRGDDPAFERPTEPVGPAYPDKIADFLAAEHGWVMARTRGGRRRMVPAPQPERVLECDSVRVLLETGSVVVCAGGGGVPVVSDGATGALRGVEAVVDKDLAAARLAEDVKADFLLVLTDVPNVYAGHGTPDRRPVLDVTPAELRAAAYDPATMGPKAEAAARFVEHTGQLAAIGALDAAYEIVHGRSGTLVRPDLPGA is encoded by the coding sequence ATGCGCATCGTCGTCGCCCTCGGCGGCAACGCCCTGCTCCGCCGCGGCGACCGGCCGGACGCGGACGTCCAGCGGGCGAACGTCGTCCGCGTCGCCACCGCCGTCGCGGCCCTCGCCCATGAACACGACCTCGTCATCACCCACGGCAACACCCCCCAGCTGGGGCTACTGGCCCACGAGAGCGTGGCGAACCGGTCGCTCGCCGCGCCCTACCCGCTGGACCTGCTCGGCGCCCAGACCCAAGGCCTGATCGGCACCCTCCTGGTGCGCGGCCTGCGCGACGCGCTGCCCGGGCGCCGGGTCGTCGCCCTGCTCACCCACACTCAGGTGCGAGGCGACGACCCGGCCTTCGAGCGGCCCACGGAACCCGTCGGACCGGCCTACCCGGACAAGATCGCCGACTTCCTGGCGGCCGAGCACGGCTGGGTCATGGCCAGGACGCGGGGCGGCCGACGCCGGATGGTCCCGGCACCGCAGCCCGAGCGAGTTCTGGAGTGCGACTCGGTCCGGGTGCTGCTGGAGACGGGCAGTGTGGTGGTGTGCGCGGGCGGTGGCGGCGTACCCGTCGTCTCCGACGGGGCCACCGGAGCGCTGCGCGGCGTGGAGGCGGTCGTCGACAAGGACCTCGCCGCCGCCCGGCTCGCCGAGGACGTGAAGGCCGACTTCCTGCTCGTCCTCACCGACGTCCCCAACGTCTACGCCGGACACGGCACCCCCGACCGGCGGCCGGTGCTCGACGTCACCCCCGCCGAACTCCGTGCCGCCGCCTACGACCCCGCCACCATGGGGCCGAAGGCGGAGGCCGCCGCCCGGTTCGTGGAGCACACCGGTCAACTGGCCGCGATCGGGGCGCTGGACGCGGCGTACGAGATCGTGCACGGTCGCTCGGGGACGCTGGTGCGGCCCGATCTGCCGGGCGCCTGA
- a CDS encoding response regulator, whose amino-acid sequence MTEVRTFSAQDPIRVFLLDDHEVVRRGVADMLDAEPDISVVGDAANAEHALVRAPAVRPHVAVLDVRLPDGDGITVCRELRSRMPELAVLMLTSFDDEEALLDAIMAGASGYVLKQIKGSDLVSAVRTVATGQSMLDPATTARLMRSLRTEPVEAPAEPPELAGLSPREREILALIGDGLTNREIGKRLYLSEKTVKNHISRLLAKLGVQRRVQAAVLATHLEHPEAAEDHPAR is encoded by the coding sequence ATGACCGAGGTACGCACCTTTTCGGCACAGGACCCGATCCGTGTCTTCCTCCTCGATGACCACGAGGTCGTCCGGCGCGGCGTGGCGGACATGCTGGACGCCGAGCCGGACATCTCCGTCGTCGGCGACGCCGCGAACGCCGAACACGCCCTGGTCCGCGCCCCGGCCGTACGGCCGCACGTGGCCGTTCTCGACGTACGCCTGCCGGACGGCGACGGCATCACCGTCTGCCGCGAGCTGCGCAGCCGGATGCCGGAGCTCGCGGTGCTGATGCTGACGTCGTTCGACGACGAAGAAGCCCTGCTCGACGCGATCATGGCCGGCGCGTCCGGCTACGTCCTCAAGCAGATCAAAGGCTCGGACCTGGTGTCCGCCGTGCGCACCGTCGCCACCGGGCAGTCGATGCTCGATCCCGCGACCACGGCCCGCCTGATGCGTTCGCTGCGCACCGAGCCCGTCGAGGCCCCGGCGGAGCCGCCCGAGCTGGCGGGACTGTCCCCACGCGAGCGGGAGATCCTCGCGTTGATCGGCGACGGACTGACCAACCGGGAGATCGGCAAGCGGCTGTACCTGTCGGAGAAGACCGTCAAGAACCACATCTCCCGGCTGCTGGCCAAGCTCGGTGTCCAGCGGCGGGTGCAGGCGGCGGTCCTCGCCACCCATCTGGAGCATCCGGAGGCGGCGGAGGACCACCCGGCCCGCTGA
- a CDS encoding universal stress protein has protein sequence MELPVVVGVDGSEPSLRAADWAADEAALRGVPLRVVYACRWDRYEGAALAHDLGKPDAEVLPQDVVAGAARRARSRQPELKVTTDVVFEEPEYTLVHEGRNASVLVVGTRGRSGIAEALLGSVSLTVAAHAHCPVIVLRGNHDTKAAHGTHGRVVVGIGEDPDEAAAVRRFAYEEARRRGVVLDAVKAWRCPAHETTDHPLLADAPARLHAEEAEKSLTEALRDAPPDVEVRPRTLEGPAHHVLVTTSHGADLLVVGAKRRKGHLGLQLGRVAHAALHHSACPVAVVPHPA, from the coding sequence ATGGAACTGCCCGTCGTCGTAGGCGTCGACGGCTCCGAACCGAGCCTGCGCGCCGCGGACTGGGCGGCCGACGAGGCCGCGCTGCGAGGAGTGCCGCTGCGGGTGGTGTACGCCTGCCGGTGGGACCGCTACGAGGGCGCCGCCCTCGCCCATGACCTCGGCAAGCCCGACGCCGAGGTGCTGCCGCAGGACGTCGTCGCCGGCGCCGCCCGACGCGCCCGCAGTCGGCAGCCCGAGCTGAAGGTGACCACCGACGTCGTCTTCGAAGAACCCGAGTACACCCTCGTGCACGAGGGCCGCAACGCCTCCGTGCTGGTCGTGGGCACCCGCGGCCGCAGCGGCATCGCCGAAGCGCTGCTCGGGTCGGTCAGCCTGACGGTCGCCGCCCACGCCCACTGCCCGGTCATCGTGCTGCGCGGCAACCACGACACCAAGGCCGCGCACGGCACCCACGGCCGCGTCGTCGTGGGCATCGGCGAGGACCCCGACGAGGCGGCGGCCGTCCGGCGGTTCGCCTACGAGGAGGCCCGGCGGCGCGGGGTGGTCCTGGACGCCGTGAAGGCCTGGCGATGCCCCGCGCACGAGACCACCGACCACCCCCTGCTGGCCGACGCCCCCGCCCGGCTGCACGCGGAGGAGGCCGAGAAGTCCCTGACCGAGGCCCTGCGCGACGCCCCGCCGGACGTCGAGGTACGTCCCCGCACGCTGGAGGGCCCCGCCCACCACGTCCTGGTGACCACCTCGCACGGCGCCGACCTGCTGGTGGTGGGCGCGAAGCGACGCAAAGGCCACCTCGGCCTGCAACTCGGCCGGGTCGCCCACGCCGCCCTGCACCACTCGGCGTGCCCGGTGGCGGTCGTACCGCATCCGGCGTGA
- a CDS encoding cyclic nucleotide-binding domain-containing protein yields the protein MNAPATTSMPRALPAAHRERLMRIGREVSFPEGVRLFEEGSHADRFWIVRTGTVDLDIRVPGRRAAVIESLGHNELVGWSWLFPPYVWHLGAGTSSPLRAYEFDAAAVRRMCEDDPEFGRTIARWVAEVVAHRLQAARTRLLDLYAPYGSGGLR from the coding sequence ATGAACGCACCCGCAACGACGAGCATGCCGCGGGCGCTGCCTGCCGCACACCGCGAGCGCCTGATGCGGATCGGCCGTGAGGTCTCCTTCCCCGAGGGCGTCCGGCTCTTCGAGGAGGGCTCTCACGCCGACCGTTTCTGGATCGTCCGCACCGGAACGGTCGACCTGGACATCCGGGTGCCGGGCCGGCGGGCCGCGGTCATCGAGTCCCTGGGACACAACGAACTCGTCGGCTGGTCCTGGCTGTTCCCGCCGTACGTCTGGCACCTGGGCGCCGGCACATCGTCGCCGCTGCGGGCGTACGAGTTCGACGCGGCCGCCGTGCGCCGGATGTGCGAGGACGACCCCGAGTTCGGCCGGACGATCGCCCGGTGGGTCGCCGAGGTCGTCGCCCATCGCCTGCAGGCGGCCCGTACCCGGCTGCTCGACCTGTACGCCCCCTATGGCAGCGGCGGACTGCGCTGA
- a CDS encoding universal stress protein has translation MVRTVVAGLDGSSESRAAAEWAAREARLRGLPLKIVNVWEPVPDPMAQAPLLGAETQQHWSERIPREAAEGLRLRHPGVEVTVEQLTGGAAEVLTKAAEDAELLVLGSRGLSGLGGFLVGSVGLSVIAHAERPVVLVRAGEQAADEHEADPVGIPSAATPFKPVVLGLDPHSPDDTVIGFAFETAARRGTGLRAVYGWNLPPYYVYGLSADPYLHDEITRQQAAALAEALKPWRQKYPDVEVTEAPASGSPGNRLVDAARDASLVVVGRRIRRSALGAHVGPVVHAVLHHATAPVAVVAHN, from the coding sequence ATGGTGCGCACCGTTGTCGCAGGTCTCGACGGCTCCTCCGAGAGCCGGGCCGCCGCCGAATGGGCGGCCCGCGAGGCGAGGCTGCGCGGCCTGCCGTTGAAGATCGTCAATGTCTGGGAGCCCGTCCCGGACCCCATGGCCCAGGCCCCGCTCCTCGGCGCGGAGACCCAGCAGCACTGGAGCGAGCGCATTCCCCGCGAGGCCGCCGAGGGACTGCGGCTGCGGCACCCCGGTGTCGAGGTGACCGTGGAGCAGCTGACCGGCGGCGCGGCCGAGGTGCTCACCAAGGCCGCCGAGGACGCCGAACTGCTCGTCCTCGGCTCACGCGGGCTGAGCGGACTCGGCGGATTCCTGGTGGGCTCCGTCGGCCTGTCCGTCATCGCCCACGCCGAACGGCCCGTCGTCCTGGTCCGCGCCGGGGAACAGGCCGCCGACGAGCACGAGGCGGACCCGGTCGGCATCCCCTCGGCCGCCACCCCCTTCAAGCCGGTGGTCCTCGGACTGGATCCGCACAGCCCCGACGACACCGTCATCGGCTTCGCCTTCGAGACGGCCGCCCGGCGCGGTACCGGCCTGCGGGCCGTGTACGGCTGGAACCTGCCGCCGTACTACGTCTACGGCCTGTCCGCCGACCCGTATCTGCACGACGAGATCACACGTCAGCAAGCCGCGGCCCTGGCCGAGGCGCTCAAGCCCTGGCGGCAGAAGTACCCGGACGTCGAGGTCACCGAGGCACCCGCCTCCGGCAGCCCCGGCAACCGGCTGGTGGACGCCGCCCGGGACGCCAGCCTGGTCGTCGTCGGCCGCCGCATCCGGCGCAGCGCCCTCGGGGCCCATGTCGGGCCCGTCGTGCATGCCGTCCTGCACCACGCCACCGCGCCTGTCGCCGTGGTCGCCCACAACTGA
- a CDS encoding CBS domain-containing protein, whose product MPGTPHIVSDVMTRDVACVDRGAAFKDIVRTMQDRKVSALPVVDGRGRIVGVVSEADLLPKEEFRDSDPDRYTQLRRLADLAKAGSVTAGELMTSPALTVTPDVTLAQAARTMARARVKRLPVVDAEGRPTGIVSRADLLKVFLRGDEDIAEEVRREVVAYLFPTQADAVRVEVRDGVVRLGGRVRDTSLVPVAARLVRAVEGVVDIEFRLDHGEQADLH is encoded by the coding sequence GTGCCCGGAACACCGCACATCGTCAGTGACGTCATGACGCGCGACGTGGCCTGCGTGGATCGCGGCGCCGCCTTCAAGGACATCGTGCGGACCATGCAGGACCGCAAGGTCAGCGCGCTGCCCGTGGTGGACGGCCGCGGCCGGATCGTCGGGGTGGTCTCCGAGGCCGATCTGCTGCCGAAGGAGGAGTTCCGCGACAGCGACCCCGACCGGTACACCCAGTTGCGCCGGCTGGCCGACCTGGCGAAGGCCGGTTCGGTCACGGCCGGCGAGCTGATGACCTCCCCCGCCCTGACCGTCACGCCCGACGTGACGCTCGCCCAGGCGGCACGGACGATGGCGCGGGCCAGGGTCAAGCGGCTGCCGGTCGTCGACGCCGAGGGCCGGCCGACCGGGATCGTCAGCCGGGCCGATCTGCTCAAGGTGTTCCTGCGCGGCGACGAGGACATCGCGGAGGAGGTGCGGCGGGAGGTCGTCGCCTATCTGTTCCCGACCCAGGCGGACGCGGTGCGCGTCGAGGTCCGCGACGGTGTCGTGCGGCTGGGCGGCCGGGTCCGTGACACGTCCCTGGTCCCGGTGGCGGCGCGGTTGGTCCGCGCGGTGGAGGGGGTCGTGGACATCGAGTTCCGGCTCGACCACGGTGAGCAAGCGGATCTTCACTGA
- a CDS encoding universal stress protein: MNSPVVVGVDGSPSGLTAVAVAAREAALRGVGLRLVHAFGWPSAHVPPAVAPWTPAAPGLHELVDGTLTEAERRARKAAPGIDVRREVVVGEPVMVLESESRTASLAVVGSRGRSRFGSLLLGSTAGHLAAHAACPVLVVRGRPDPAGPVLLAVDGSPASRGAVEFAFAQASLHGVDIVAVHVWNTHTERAYDGPGDPPFVTYDEDRLRDEEQRVLSEALGGLREKYPDVGVRPRLVRGRVRHSLIEATTEAGLLVLGARGHGGFAGLLLGSVSQALLHHADCPVAVVRSAEERP, translated from the coding sequence ATGAACAGTCCTGTCGTGGTCGGCGTGGACGGTTCACCGTCCGGCCTGACGGCCGTGGCGGTCGCGGCACGCGAGGCCGCGCTGCGCGGCGTGGGGCTCCGGCTGGTGCATGCCTTCGGCTGGCCCTCGGCGCACGTGCCTCCCGCCGTGGCACCCTGGACCCCGGCCGCCCCCGGCCTGCACGAACTGGTCGACGGCACGCTCACCGAGGCCGAGCGCCGGGCCCGCAAAGCCGCGCCCGGGATCGACGTGCGGCGCGAAGTCGTCGTCGGCGAACCGGTGATGGTCCTGGAGAGCGAGTCCCGCACGGCGTCGCTGGCCGTCGTCGGCAGCCGGGGCCGGAGCCGTTTCGGCAGCCTGCTCCTCGGCTCCACCGCGGGGCACCTCGCCGCGCACGCCGCCTGCCCCGTGCTGGTGGTGCGCGGCCGGCCCGACCCGGCCGGCCCGGTGCTCCTCGCCGTCGACGGGTCCCCCGCGTCCCGCGGCGCCGTCGAGTTCGCCTTCGCGCAGGCCTCCCTGCACGGCGTCGACATCGTCGCCGTGCACGTCTGGAACACGCACACCGAACGCGCCTACGACGGTCCCGGCGACCCGCCCTTCGTGACGTACGACGAGGACCGGCTGCGCGACGAGGAGCAGCGGGTGCTCTCCGAAGCGCTGGGCGGACTGCGGGAGAAGTACCCCGACGTCGGCGTCCGTCCCAGGCTGGTGCGCGGCCGCGTCCGGCACAGCCTCATCGAGGCGACCACGGAGGCCGGGCTCCTGGTGCTCGGTGCGCGGGGCCACGGCGGATTCGCCGGGCTGCTCCTCGGCTCGGTCAGTCAGGCCCTGCTCCACCACGCCGACTGCCCGGTCGCCGTCGTGCGGTCGGCGGAGGAGCGGCCGTGA
- a CDS encoding SulP family inorganic anion transporter: protein MSHGSGGRAPRWRRLTPGLAALAGYRRAWWRGDLLAGVTVAAYLVPQVMAYAGVAGLPPVAGLWAILPALGLYAVLGSSRLLSVGPESTTALMTATVVAPLAGADPDRYATLAATLAVTVGLLCLAARLLRLGFVADLLSRPVLIGYLAGVALIMIVDQLPKLTGVDTSGEGFFPQLWSFFSHLKQLDPATTIFSAVALAFLFTVARLFRTVPGPLLAVVLGTATVAVFDLDHTHGLKVIGEVPSGLPSVAAPDLTELPRLVLPALGVLLVAYTDFILTARAFDPRDDSGPGLDADQEFLALGAVNLGSGFLRGFPVSSSASRTALASSAGARSPAYSLVAGVAVLAVLLFLSPLLARTPSAVLGALVAYAAVRMTDLAGFARLASFRRRELLLALGCLAGVLTLDLLYGVLVAVGLSVAELLSRVARPHDAVEGLVPGVAGMHDVDDYPSARTIPGLLIYRYDSPLFFANAQDFHRRALAAVDEQAEPVRWFVLNTEANVEVDITALDAVDDLRRELTRRGVVFALARVKQDLLDDLEAYGLVESVGRQLIFPTLPTAVAAYRAWSAAR from the coding sequence ATGTCACACGGCTCGGGCGGACGCGCCCCGCGATGGCGCCGTCTCACGCCCGGACTGGCCGCGCTCGCGGGCTATCGCCGGGCCTGGTGGCGCGGAGACCTGCTGGCCGGGGTCACCGTGGCGGCCTATCTCGTGCCCCAGGTGATGGCGTACGCGGGCGTGGCCGGGCTGCCGCCGGTGGCCGGGCTGTGGGCGATCCTGCCCGCCCTCGGCCTGTACGCGGTGCTGGGGTCGTCACGCCTGCTGTCGGTGGGCCCGGAGTCGACGACCGCGCTGATGACGGCGACCGTGGTGGCACCCCTCGCGGGCGCGGACCCGGACCGTTACGCCACGCTGGCCGCGACGCTCGCGGTGACGGTCGGCCTGCTGTGTCTGGCGGCCCGGCTGCTGCGCCTGGGTTTCGTCGCCGATCTGCTGTCCCGCCCGGTCCTCATCGGGTACTTGGCGGGCGTGGCCCTGATCATGATCGTGGACCAGCTGCCGAAGCTGACGGGCGTCGACACCTCGGGCGAGGGCTTCTTCCCCCAACTCTGGTCCTTCTTCAGCCACTTGAAGCAGCTCGACCCGGCCACCACGATCTTCTCCGCCGTCGCGCTCGCGTTCCTGTTCACGGTGGCACGCCTGTTCCGCACGGTCCCCGGTCCGCTGCTCGCGGTGGTCCTCGGCACCGCGACCGTGGCCGTGTTCGACCTCGACCACACCCACGGCCTGAAGGTGATCGGCGAGGTCCCCTCGGGCCTGCCCTCCGTCGCGGCTCCCGACCTCACCGAGCTGCCACGGCTGGTGCTGCCCGCCCTGGGTGTCCTGCTGGTCGCCTACACGGACTTCATCCTCACCGCCCGCGCCTTCGACCCCCGCGACGACAGTGGGCCGGGGCTCGACGCCGACCAGGAGTTCCTCGCGCTGGGCGCGGTCAACCTGGGCTCCGGCTTTCTGCGGGGCTTCCCGGTCAGCAGCAGCGCCAGCCGTACCGCGCTCGCCTCCTCTGCGGGCGCCCGCAGCCCGGCGTACTCCCTGGTGGCCGGCGTAGCGGTGCTCGCCGTGCTGCTGTTCCTCAGCCCGCTGCTGGCCCGCACCCCGTCGGCGGTGCTCGGCGCGCTCGTCGCCTACGCCGCGGTCCGCATGACGGACCTGGCCGGCTTCGCCCGCCTCGCCTCCTTCCGCCGCCGCGAACTGCTGCTGGCGCTCGGCTGCCTGGCCGGTGTGCTCACGCTGGACCTGCTGTACGGCGTGCTGGTCGCCGTCGGTCTGTCGGTCGCCGAGCTGCTCAGCCGGGTGGCCCGGCCGCACGACGCGGTGGAGGGGCTGGTGCCCGGCGTGGCCGGCATGCACGACGTGGACGACTACCCCTCGGCCCGCACCATCCCCGGGCTGCTCATCTACCGCTACGACTCCCCGCTGTTCTTCGCCAACGCCCAGGACTTCCACCGCCGCGCCCTGGCAGCCGTCGACGAACAGGCCGAGCCGGTCCGCTGGTTCGTCCTCAACACGGAGGCGAACGTCGAGGTCGACATCACCGCCCTCGACGCGGTCGACGACCTGCGGCGCGAACTCACCCGCCGCGGCGTCGTGTTCGCCCTGGCCCGGGTGAAGCAGGATCTGCTGGACGACCTGGAGGCGTACGGGCTCGTCGAGTCGGTGGGCCGACAGCTGATCTTCCCGACGCTGCCGACGGCGGTGGCGGCGTACCGGGCCTGGTCGGCCGCGCGCTGA